The genomic window ATGGCTATGGGGCCCGGCGTCATCTGGGAAATGGCAATGACATCCAGAAACTCCTGCATGGGGAGCCAGTGGTGTATATCTATGATTTCCTTTTCTATGAGGGGAATCATGGCATAGCCTCCGCCAAAACTGAAGGCTCCCACTTTAAAAAATGCCCAGAAAAGTGCAAAATATATCATTTCTGGCCCCCTCCTTGTTTTGCAGTATCCTTTTTTAAAAACATTCCGACCAGACCCGACAATAAAATCACCAGTATGGGGTGTACATCAAATACAATCAAAGCCGCCAACGACAGCACCGCTATGGCTATACCGGTTTTATCTTTGAATGCGGCCTTCCAAAGATTTACGGCCGCTGCAAGGATCAGCACCACTATGGCAGGATATATGCCGTAAAAAGCCTTTTTCACATATGTGTTGGATTTCATGTCGGAATAAAAGAGGGCGACAAATAAAATTATAAGAAAGGATGGCAGTACGGTACCGAGAGTAGCGATCACCGAACCCAAAAATCCGGACAGCTTATAACCTATGTATATGGAGGAATTTACGGCCACAGCCCCCGGCGCCGATTGGGTCACGGCAATTATGTCAAGAAATTCCTCTTCTTTGATCCACTTCTGTCGGTCCACCATCTCAGTCTTCATTAATGGAATCATGGCAAAACCGCCGCCCAGGGTAAAGGCGCCTATTTTGAAAAAAGCCCAAAACATAAGCAGGAGCTCTTTGGGCGAAAGTTT from Biomaibacter acetigenes includes these protein-coding regions:
- a CDS encoding chromate transporter, whose translation is MFWAFFKIGAFTLGGGFAMIPLMKTEMVDRQKWIKEEEFLDIIAVTQSAPGAVAVNSSIYIGYKLSGFLGSVIATLGTVLPSFLIILFVALFYSDMKSNTYVKKAFYGIYPAIVVLILAAAVNLWKAAFKDKTGIAIAVLSLAALIVFDVHPILVILLSGLVGMFLKKDTAKQGGGQK